ATTATCGGCGCAGGCCCGGCAGGTCTCTTCTCTGCCCTTGCCCTTGTCGAGAAAGGTGAAAAGGACATTGTCATTATCGAACAGGGTAGAGATCTCGATGAACGGATAAACTAAAAA
The window above is part of the Deltaproteobacteria bacterium genome. Proteins encoded here:
- a CDS encoding NAD(P)-binding domain-containing protein — encoded protein: MAAVIIGAGPAGLFSALALVEKGEKDIVIIEQGRDLDERIN